The Microterricola viridarii nucleotide sequence TTCGACTGATCGGCGCCCCCGGTCTCGATACGCTCGTTCCTCGCTACTCGACCAGCGGGTGTTCTCAACATCCGTTGGTCGAGTAGCGCCGCCCGCGGCGCGTATCGAGACCCGGGACGGACCCGTCTAGCGGCGGAGCGCCTTGCGGGCGAGGCGGTTGCCGAGCCACTGCACGAGCTGCACGAACACGACGATGAGCAGGATGGCCGCCCACATCACGACCGGCTCGAACTGGCGGTGGCCGTAGAGCTGCGCGAAGTAGCCGAGGCCGCCGCCGCCGACGAAGCCGGCCATCGCGGTCATGTCGACGATCGCCACGACGACGAAGGTGTAGCCGAGGATCAGCGGGCCGAGCGCCTCGGGGATCACGATCGTGCGGAGGATCCGCAGCGGCCCTGCACCCATCGCGCGGCCGGCCTCGACCACGCCGGGCGACACCGTGACGAGGTTCTGCTCGACGATGCGGGCGATGCCGAACGCCGCGGCGATGGACAGCGCGAACACGGCGGCGTTGTTGCCGATGCCGGTGCCGATCACGGCGCGCGTCAGCGGCTGCAGCGCGGCGATGAAGATGATGAACGGGATCGGCCGGAAGAAGTTGATCACGACGTTGAGGATCGTGGAGATTGTCTTGTTGGGCAGCAGCCCGCCGGCACGGGTCGTGTACAGGCCCAGCCCGATCAGCAGGCCGAAGAAGCCACCGAAGAGCAGCGTCGCCGAGACCATGTAGAGCGTTTCGGCGGCGGCCTTCCAGAACTCGGGCTGCAGTTCGATCAGCGCATCCATCACGCCACCTCCGTCACGCTCGTGGCCTGGGCAATGTCGGCGAGCACGCCGTCGATGACGGCATCCGATGCCCGCAGCGCCAGGGTCAGGTGGCCGAAGGCCTTGCCCTGGATGTCGTTGATTCCGCCGTAGATGAGCTCGAACTCGACGCCGGCCTGGGCCAGCTTGAGGAACACGGAGGCCTGGCTGGCGTCGCCGTCGCGGAACGACAGCGTCACGATGCGCCCCTCGTGCCGCTCGCGCAGCACGGCGCGCTCGGCCGGGCTGGGCACGCCCTTGACGACGGTGCCGACGAAGGTCTGGCTGGAGCCGTTCTGCGGGTTGGAGAACACCTCGAACACGTCGCCGCTCTCGACGATGCGGCCTTGGTCCATCACGGCGACCTTGGTGGCGATGCTCTGGATCACCTCCATCTCGTGGGTGATCACGACCATCGTCACGCCGAACTCGGAGTTCACCCGCTTGAGCAGGGCGAGAACCTCCTGCGTGGTCTCCGGGTCGAGGGCGCTGGTGGCCTCGTCACAGAGCAGGATGCTGGGCGCGGTCGCCAGCGCGCGGGCGATGCCGACGCGCTGCTTCTGGCCGCCGGAGAGCTGCTCCGGGAAGTTCTTCGCCTTGTCGGCGAGGCCGACGAACTCCAGCAGCTCGTCGACGCGGGCCTGGATCTTCTCCTTGGAGGCGCCGGCCACGCGCAGCGGGTAGGCCACGTTGTTCCACACCGTCTTGGCGTTGAACAAGTTGAACTGCTGGAAGATCATGCCGATGCCGAGGCGCACGGGGCGCAGCTGCTTCTCGCCGAGCCCGGCGAGCTCCTGGCCGTTGACGACGACGCTGCCGTCGGTGACGGGCTCGAGGGCGTTGATCAGCCGGACCAGGGTGCTCTTGCCTGCGCCGGAATAGCCGATGATGCCGTAGACGTCGCCCGCCTCGATGTCGAGACTGACGTCGTTGATGGCGAGAACGGGGTCGCCGCCGTTCGGGTTCGGATACGCCTTGGTGACGTTCCGCAGGCTGACCAGGGCCATGGGCTACTCCTTTGCGGCGTCCTGCGGGGTGTGCATCGGCCGCGTTGTGTGAAAACGTGAGGAGCGGCCCCGCGGGGAGGATCCTGGCCCGGTGGGGCGGATGCCTCCCCGCGAAGCCGCGGGTGGTGCGGTGTTGCTACTGCTGAACTACTTCTGCGCCTTGGTGTCGGCCTCGACCGTGGCGAGCGAGGCGACCAGGTCGGCGACCGGGGTCTGCAGCGCGAGGCCGGTTCCGGCGGACGACTCGAGCAGACCGGCCTGGACGGCCTCGTCGGTCTGGAAGATCTCGACGAGCTTCTTGTAGGTCGCGTTGTCCTTGTCCTCGGCGCGCGCCGCGAAGACGTTGACGTAGGGCAGCGCGTTGGGGTCGCTGGGGTCGTCCTTGGCGATGGCGTCGGAGAACTCGAGGCCGGCATCCTGGACGAAGTCGTTGTTGATGACCGCGGCGGCGACATCCGGCAGCGAGGTCGGGATGAGCGAGGCTTCGAGGGCGGTGACCTTGACCTTGGACTTCGCCTCGTCGACGTCGTTCAGGCCGGAGAAGATGCTGCCGCCGTCCTTCAGCTCGATGAGCTTGGCCGACTGCAGGACGAGGAGCGCGCGGGCCAGGTTGCTGGCGTCGTCCGGCACGGCGACCGTCTCGCCGGCGGGGATGTCGGCAACGCTGCCGTACTTGGTGGAGTACAGGCCGAGCGGGTAGATGGCCGTGGAGCCGATGACCGTGAGGTCCTCGCCGGAGGCGACGTTGTAGTCGGCGAGGTAGACGATGTGCTGGAACTGGTTCAGGTCGAGGTCACCGGCGGTGAGCGCGGGGTTCGGCTGGGCGTAGTCGCCGAAGTCGACCAGCTCGACCGTGATGCCCTCGGCTGCGGCCGCATCGACGAAGGCGGGCCACTGCGGGTCGCTCTTGCCGACGACGCCGACCTTGACCGTCTCGGACTGCTCGGAGGATCCGCCGCCGACCTCGGCGGTCGTGGCGCAGCCGGCGAGGGCTGCGAGGAGGGGAAGCGTTGCGAGAGCTGCGAGGACCTTGGTGGTCTTCTTCGAGATGGACATAACTACCTTTCGCTGTGTGTACCCGACGACCGGTGATCTGCTGCGATCACGAAGCCGGTGCGGCTCCGCCATCTCTCTCGGCGCATAGCTCCGCCACGGGGAAATTCCACGGGGGTTTTGTGCGCCGCAGCTGTGCGGGGTAGTTACAACCGTACGCGGCCAATCTTCGACCGCCGGACCACTCCGCCTTAGTTCGTCACAGTTCCTGCGGCGCTAGCCCTCGAGAAGCTCAGAAAGTTCGATCCACCGGGTCTCGTTCGTGACCACGTCAGATTCGAGCTTCTGCAGCTGGGCCGTCAACGCACCCAGCCCGTCGTAATCGCTCTGGTCGTGAGTGGCGAGCTTCTCGTGAATCTCGGCGATCTGCTGCTGCCACTTGGCGATCTTGCGGTCGATGGATGCCAGCTCCTTCTGCGCGTTGCGCAGCTCGGCGCCGCCCAGCTTCGGCTTGGCGGCCGCGGCGGGCTTGCCCGCGGCAGCCGGGGTGTCGTTGGAACCGACGACGCTCTCGAAGCCGACGTTGTCGGCATCCGCCGCAACCTGCCGCTTGCGCATCTCGATGTACTGCTCGACGCCGCCGGGCAGGTGCTTGAAGTGCCCCTCGGTGACGGCGTACTGCTGGTCGGTGACGCGCTCGATCAGGTACCGGTCGTGGCTGACGACGAGCAGCGTGCCGGGGAAGGAGTCGAGCAGGTCCTCCATCGCGGCGAGCATGTCGGTGTCGAGGTCGTTGGTCGGCTCATCGAGGATCAGCACGTTCGGCTCGTCGAGCACGATCAGCAGCAGCTGCAGGCGGCGCTTCTGGCCACCGGAGAGGTCCTTGACCGGGGTGGAGAGCTGCGAGCTCATGAAGCCCATGCGCTCGAGCAGCTGGCCGGGCGTCATCTCCTTGCCGCCGGCGACGTAGCTGGAGCGCTGGCGGCCGATGACCTCGCTGACGCGGTCGTTCTGGATCGCCTTGAGCTCGTTGAGCTGCTGGGTGAGCACGGCGACCTTGATCGTCTTGCCGCGCTTGACGGTGCCCGTGGTGGGCTGCAGGGTGCCGGCGACGAGGTTCAGCAGCGTGGACTTGCCGGCCCCGTTGACGCCGAGGATGCCGGTGCGCTCGCCCGGCGCGATGCGCCAGGTGATGTCGTTCAGCACGGTCTTCTCGGCCGAGTGCGCGGTGGCGGGGAACTTGACGGTGACGTCGATCAGGTCGACGACGTCCTTGCCGAGGCGCTGCATGGCCATCGACTGCATCGACACGGTGTCGCGGGGCGGCGGCTCGTTCGCGATCAGCTCGTTGGCGGCGTCGATGCGGAACTTCGGCTTGGCGGTGCGGGCCGGGGCGCCGCGGCGCAGCCAGGCCAGCTCCTTCTTCATCAGGTTCTGGCGCTTGGCCTCGCTGACGGCGGCGGAGCGGTCGCGCTCGACGCGCTGCAGGATGTACGCCGCGTAGCCTCCCTCGAAGGGCTCGATGATGCGGTCGTGCACCTCCCAGGTGGCGTTGCAGATCTCGTCGAGGAACCACCGGTCGTGGGTGACGACGACGAGGCCGCCGCTGCCCTGTGGCCAGCGGCGCTTGAGATGCCCGGCCAGCCAGGCGATGCCCTCGACGTCGAGGTGGTTGGTGGGCTCATCGAGGAAGATGACGTCGTGGTCGCCGACGAGGAGGGCGGCGAGGGCGACGCGGCGGCGCTGGCCGCCCGAGAGGCTCTCCACGATGCCGTCCCACGGCACGTCGCTGAGCAGCCCGCCGATGACGTCGCGGACGACGGGGTCGCCGGCCCAGACGTGCTCGTCGATGCCGCCGACGACGGCCTGGGCGACGGTGAGCGTCGAGTCGACCGTGTCGGCCTGGTCGAGCATGGCCAGGCGCACGTCGCGGCGGCGCGTGACGCGACCGCCGTCGGGCTCCATCCGGCCGGCGAGCAGCTTCAGCAGGGTGGACTTTCCGTCGCCGTTGCGGCCGACGATGCCGACGCGGTCGCCCTCATTGAGCCCCACCGTCACTTCGTCGAAGATCACGCGGGTAGGGAATTCGAGGTGCAGCCTTTCGGCGCCAAGCATGTGTGCCATATCGCCACCAACTCTACTGGGCGCGCCTGTGCGTCGGGCCCGCCTCCCCCGCTCTCCTCTCATTCCCCTCCCTCCTCCCCTCCCCGCTTCCATCGAGACTGCGCGACTTGTAGTTCAGGCCCGCTCGAACGACAAGTCGCGCAGTCTCGATGCTTGGAGGAGGGAGGCGCGTGGGGCAGCTGTGGATAACTTCTGCGGGGACAGGCGGCGTTCGGGCACGCTGTGTGCATGCACAAGCGCGACCAGCTGCGCCATTTCCTCGCCGCGAGCGGACCGCTCGCCACGAACGAGTCTGCGGCCATCGGCATCACTCCAGGACAGCTGCGGCACCGCGATGTGCTCAGCCCGTTTCGCGGAGTCGTGATGGGCCGGGCCGCCGAGTCGGTCCCCGAGTTGGCGGCCGCCTATGCGAAGCGGATGCCGCGGCGCCAGTACTTCAGCCATTCCACCGCGGCGCTGCTCCACGGCATCCCGCTGCCAGCCGAGCAGGAGAGGGCTCTCGTGCTCCACGTCAGCACCTCGGTCGCCGGAGGGATTCCTCGCTGCCGCGGCGTCGTCGGCCATCAGGGCGCCTGGGATCGCTCGCCCACCGAACGCGCGGGGCTGCGCCTCAGCGCGGCCGTGCACGCCTGGTGCGAGCTCGCGTCGCTCCTCGCCGTCGACGACCTCGTAGCCGCCGGCGACTTCCTGGTGACCGGGGACGAGCCGTACTCCGGCATCCCTCCGCTGGCCACGCTGGAGCAGCTGACCGCAGCGGTGAGGAGGTACGGCTCCCGGCGCTACGCGCGCCGGCTTCGCCAGGCTCTCGCACTGGTGCGCTACGGCTCGATGTCGCGGATGGAGAGCCTCACCCGCCTGGCGATGCAGACTGCGGGTCTCCCCGAGCCCCGATTGAATCACCCGGTGTTCGACGAGCACGGCACCCAGATCGCGCTGATCGACCTGGCGTACCCCGAGTTCAAGGTCGGCATCGAGTATCAGGGTGACGGGCACCGCGATCGGGTGCAGTACCGCAACGACACGGCCAGGCGGGAGCGCCTCGAAGACCGCGGCTGGACGATCGTCTACGTCACCGCCGACGACCTCAGGTTCCGCTTGAACGAGACCATGAACCGCATCCGAACCCGTCTGCGCCAGCGCGGCGCCCGCTTCTAGCCCACCCACCCCAGCGCGCACGCCGCCCCAAACGCCCACCTATTCACGTCGAGACTGCACGACTTGTAGTTCGCGCGCGCCTGAACGACAAGTCGCGCAGTCTCGGCGCAGGGTGTCGGGGCGTGCGGGCGCGGAGGAGCTGGGGGCGGATGCGGGGTGTGTCTAGGAGTGCATGACGCGGGCGCCGTGCACCGGGCCGTGTGCCCGCACCGCGGTCAGCCGCGAGGCGGAGAGCGCCACCTGCAGCTCGAGTGCGGTGTCGGCGTCGGGCGCCAGGAAGGCCAGCGTCGGGCCGGAGCCGGAGACGATCCCGGCCAGCGCGCCGTTCGCCTCGCCGAGCTCGAGGATCTGTCCGAGTCCGGGGGCCAGGTGCAGCGCCGGCGCCTGCAGGTCGTTGTGCAGTGCCTCGGCGAGCAGGGCGGAGTCACCGGCGCGCAGGGCGTGCAGCACGCGGGCGTCGACCTGCGGCGAGACGGCCGCCGGCCGGATGTCGGCGGCGTTCCGCTCCCGGTGCCGGTCCAGCTCGGCGTAGACGGCCGGCGTGGACATCCCGAACTCGGCGACGGCGAGCACCCAGTGGAAGTTGCCCTGCGCGAGCGCCGGGCTGAGCTGGTCGCCGCGCCCCGTCCCGATCGCGGTGCCGCCGGCCAGGGCGAAGGGCACGTCGGCGCCCAGCTTGGCCGCCAGCGCGTGCATCTCGTCTTTGCCGAGCTCGGTGCCCCAGAGCGCGTCGCAGGCGATCAGGCTGGCCGCGGCATCCGCGGAGCCCCCGCCCATGCCGCCGGCGATGGGCACGTTCTTCTCGATCTCGAGTCGCACGCCGCCGCGGTAACCCGTCTTCCGGGCGAGCAGCCTGGCCGCCTTGATGGCGAGGTTACTGCCGTCGACCTCCAGCCCGGAGGTGTCGACGCTGCCGCTGAAGCTGACCGAGAAGTCGTCGGCCGGGTGGGCGCGCACATCCTCGTACAGCGAGACGGCCTGATAGGCCGTGGCCAGGTCGTGGTAGCCGTCGTCCTGCAACGCGCCCACGGCGAGGAAGACATTGATCTTGCCCGGCGCCCTCGCATGTACAACTGGGGAGGCGGCGGCGAGAGTCATATCTTCACGCTATCCCAACTCGGCGGCGGCCTGCAGCCAGCCCTGCATGCGCAGCTTGGCCGGGGCGACCTCGTCGGCCCCGCCGAGCCGCTGCCAGGTGAGACCGGCCGAGGTCTTGCCGCCCTTCGAGGGCGCGGCCGAGGCCAACAACGATCCGACCGGCATCGGCCAGCGCGCGGTGACGTGCTTCGCGGCACGGCTCTCGGAGGCCGGCGCGCCCAGCTCGGCCGAGACGGCCGCGATCACGGCGTCCAGCGCCGGGAGCTGCTCGAGCGGGAGCGTCTTGGAGACGCTCGCCTCGAAGCTGCCGTCCTGGCGCTGGCCGGGCGCGCGGATGCCGCGGGCCTGCTCGTAGCCGACGGTGACACCCTGCGCCCACCACCCGCCGAGCGGGTAGTTCGCGTCGAGCCAGCGGGCGATCACGGAGTGCTTCCAGCCGGCGGCCCCCTCGGCGTCGAGGATCGCGAACCACTCCGGCCAGGTCTTGCCGGTCGCAGCCGCGAGCGCCTCGTCGCTGACGCCGTCGCGGCGCCCGGTCACAGGTTCATCGGTCATGCGGGCAACGCTAGCCGGTGGCCGCCGCGCCGCGCCAGCGCGACGCGCAGCGCCGCGAAAGGCGGCAGCCAGTTCCAAGGAAGACTGCGAAACTGTCACCGGTGCGTGCCGGGTTTCGACCCTTCGACAAGCTCAACCAGCGGAAGGGCTGCTCTCCCCCGTTGGCTCGGCTCAGTTGGCGCTGGCGGCGGCGGCGCGCGCGATGCGCAGGAAGTCGTGCACGGTCAGCTGCTCGCCGCGGTCGGTCGGGCTGACACCGGCGGCCTCGAGCACGGCGCTGGCCGCCGCGGTGTCGCCGAGCACGGGCGCCAGCGACTGGCGCAGCATCTTGCGGCGCTGCTGGAAGGCGGCATCCACGAGCGCGAACGTTGCGAGGCGCTCCTCCTCTGTGCCGATCGCGCCGGTCTCGTCGATGGCGGCGTCGCCGCTGGATGCCGCATCCCGGCGGTCGAAGCCGACGAGGATCGAGTCGACGTTCGGCACCGGCCAGAACACCTGGCGGGAGACGTGGCCGGCGGTGCGCCAGGAGCCGTACCACTCGGCCTTGACGCTCGGGCTGCCGTACACCTTGGAGCCGGGGGTGGCTGCGAGGCGCTGGCCGACCTCCGCCTGCACCATGACGATGCCGGAGCGGATGGACGGGAAGTGTTCGAGGAAGTGCAGCAGCACGGGCACCGAGATGTTGTACGGCAGGTTGGCGACGAGTCGGGCCGGCTCGCCGGGCAGCTCGGTAACGCGCATGGCGTCCTGGGTGATGACGGTGAGCGGGACGCCCGGCTGCATGAGCTCGACGGTCTTCGGCAGCTGTTCGGCCAGGCGCTTGTCGATTTCGACGGCGGTGACGGATGCCCCGGTCTCCAAGATCCCGAGGGTGAGCGAGCCGAGCCCCGGCCCGATCTCGACGATGTGCTCGCCCGCGCGCACGCCGGCGACCTTCACGATGCGCCGCACCGTGTTGGCGTCGATGACGAAGTTCTGGCCGAGCTTCTTGGTGGGGGTGACATCGAGGAGTTCGGCGAGGTCGCGGATCTCGGCGGGGCCGAGCAGCCGGCCGTGCCCTGGCACCGTCTCAGGCGTTTCTTCTTCGTGGCGGTGTGCGGTCATGCGATGCCTCCGATGGCCTCGGTGTTGCCAGGTGAAGTCGTGGCAGGGGAAACGGCGGGTGAGGCAGAAAGCGGTGCGGAGCGCGGCGCAGCGGATACCGCGGCGGACGGTGTGAGGGAGCCGACCGGCTCCGCGTCCCAGCGGCCGTAGACCAGCTCGGTGTTCGAGTTGACCTGCGCGGCCAGCACGGCGACGTCGGTGCCGAGCTCGGCCGCCATGGCGCGCAGCGTCAGCGGCAGCAGGTAGGGGGCATTGGGCCGGCCGCGGAACGGCGTCGGCGTGAGGAAGGGGGCATCCGTCTCGACCAGGATCTGGGAGCGCGGGATGACGGCGAGGGCGTCGCGCAGGTTCTGCGCGTTCTTGAAGGTGACCGTGCCGGCGAAGGAGAGGAACCAGCCGTTGTCGGCGCAGACCTTGGCCATCTCGGCGTCGCCGGAGAAGCAGTGGAAGACGGTGCGCTCGGGCGCCCCGACCCGCAGCAGCGTCTCGATCACGGCGTCGTGCGCGTCACGGTCGTGGATCTGCATGGCCAGGCCGTGGCGCTTGGCGATGTCGATGTGCGCCTCGAACGAGCGGTGCTGGGCGGCGCGCCCCTCCTCGCCGGTGCGGAAGTAGTCCAGGCCGGTCTCGCCGACGGCCACGACGCGTGGCAGCGCGGCGAGCCGGTCGATCTCGGCGATCGCCGCGTCGAGCCCGCCTTGCCAGCTGCCGTCCGGGCCGCCGGCGGTGTCGTAGATGGGCGCCTCATTGGGGTGGATCGCCACGGCCGCGAGCATGCGCGGCTCGATCGCGGCGGTCGCCGCGGACCACTGCGAGGTGGGTACGTCTCCGCCGACCTGGATCACGCCGCGCACGCCGACGGCCGAGGCCCGGTCGAGCTGCTCGCGGTAGTCGAGCGGGTTGTCGCCGTCGGCGATCTCGAGGTGCGTGTGGTTGTCGTAGATGCCGACGGTGAGCGCCTCCGGCAGCGGGGGGTAGCTGAGCTCCCGCCCCTCGGTCTGTGCGCGTGTGCGGACGTGCCCCGAGATATCAATGTTGGCGTCGCTCATCGTCGTTCCTCCTGGCCCCGGTCCCTGGGCGGCCGCGAACGGCCGCCCCGGGCAGCGGGCATGTTATTCGGCCGAGGTCTCGATCCGCGGGAACAGGGCCTCGAGCGGGGTGACCGTCCCGGATCCGGTCCACTCCCAGGCCTGGTCGATGCGCACGTCCTGCACGACGCCGTCGCCGCCGAGCGCGGTCCACAGCGTCGCGGTCGCCTTGGTGAGCACCGGCGAGAGCAGCACGGCGAGCGTGCCGAGGCCGCGGACGGCGGTGTTCAACACCGTCTCCAGGCGCTCCCGCTTCTCCGGGTCCTTGGCGAGAGCCCACGGCTCCTGCTCGGTGATGTAGCCGTTCAGGGCGTCGACGAGCTCCCACACGGTGCCGATGGCCTCGTGGATGGCGAGCCGGTCGATCGCGATCGATGCCGTGGCGGTCGCCGTGCGCTCGATCGCGCGGATGGCGGCATCCGCGTCGGTCATGTCGCCGGCGGCGGGGATGACGCCGTCGCAGTAGCGGTTGACCATGGCGATCACGCGCGAGGCGAGGTTGCCGAAGCCGTTGGCCAGCTCGGAGGTGTAGCGGGCGTGCAGGTCCTCCCAGGAGAAGGAGCCGTCCTGGCCGAAGTGGATGGCGCGGAGGAAGTAGTAGCGGAACGCGTCGGAGCCGAAGGTGTCGGTGATCTGCGTCGGGGCGATGCCGGTGAGCTTGGACTTGGACATCTTCTCGCCGCCGACGAGCAGCCAGCCGTGGCCGAAGACGCGGTGCGGCACCTGCAGGCCGGCGGCCATGAGCATGGCCGGCCAGATGACGGCGTGGAAGCGCAGGATGTCCTTGCCGACGAGGTGGGTGGCCGGCCAGCGGCGCTCGAACTCGGCATCGTCCTGGCCGTAGCCGACGGCGGTGACGTAGTTCAGCAGCGCGTCGAACCAGACGTAGACGACGTGCGTCTCGTCCCAGGGCACCTTGACGCCCCAGTCGAAGCTGGAGCGCGAGATGGAGAGGTCGTCGAGGCCGGAGCGGACGAAGGACATGACCTCGTTGCGGGCGCTCTCCGGCTGCACGAAGTCTGGACGCTCCTCGTAGAGAGCCAGCAGCTGCTCGGCGAAGGCGCTCATCTTGAAGAAGTAGTTCTTCTCGTGCAGCAGCTCGACGGGCTTGGAGTGGATCGCGCAGACCTTCTGGCCGGCGTAGTCGCCCTCGCCGTCGAGCAGGTCGCCCGGCTGCTTGTACTCCTCACAGCCGACGCAGTAGAAGCCCTCGTACTCGCCGGTGTAGATGTAGCCCGTGTCGTAGAGGTGCTGCAGGAACTTCTGCACGTTCTCTTCGTGGCGCTTCTCGGTGGTGCGGATGAAGTCGTCGTTGGAGAGGTCGATGGTCTCCAGCAGCGGCTTCCACGCCTCCTCGACGAGCTTGTCGGCCCATTCCTGCGGGGTGACGCCGTTGGCGGTCGCCGTGCGCAGGATCTTCTGGCCGTGCTCGTCGGTGCCGGTCAGGAACCAGGTGTCGTCGCCGCGCTGGCGGTGCCAGCGCGCGAGCACATCGGCGGCCACCTCGGTGTAGGCGTGTCCGATGTGCGGCACGTCGTTGACGTAGAAGATCGGCGTGGTGACAAAGAAAGAGGAGCCATCGGACATGCGCTCCATTCTATTCGGGCGCAGGATGCCGCTGGGGCGCGTTACCGGAGGCGGGGCGTTCAGCGGTCGATCACCGGTTCGCCCTCCTCCTCCGTCTCCGCTTCGGCCTCCGCTTCGGCCTCGGCCAGGGCGGCGGCCTCTGCGGCCTCTTCCGCGTCCAGCTGTTCGGAGGGGTGCGGGTGATGCTGTCCGCGCAGGTGCCCGAGCACGGGGGGCAGGTTCTCGAAGACCCGCATCCTGGCGTGCTTGGTGGGAACGTCGACGGTCGAGGCGGATTCCTTGAGGGCCACCCCGTGCGCGGTGGCGCCGTGCACGCGTTGCCGGGAGTAGCCGACCGGGTGCATGCCGAGCAGGATCTTGCCCCTGACGTGCCCGCGGTCCAACTCCTCGAACGCCTCCCGGACCTCGTCGATGGCGAAGATGTCAGAAATGGGCAGCAGCAGCCGGTGCTGCACGGCCAGTCGGGCGAGTCGGCTGACGACTTCGTGCCCGTACTCCTCGGCGCTCTCGTCGGCGATGTCCGAGCCGTCCGCGCGGGAAGCGGCTGCACCGGAGCCCCGCGTACCCGGCTTGGTGCGACCGTACTCATCGAGCCCGTAGTCGAACACGCCGTCCCAGTCGACGACGCTGCGGATGCGCGCCTCCTTCACGTTGAGCTCGCGCGCGATCTCGAGGTTCTGCCCCCCGAACGCGTCGAGGTACACGTCGACCCCCTCGGGCGCGAGCTCCCGGATCTGGCCGGCGACATCGCCGTCGTGGATCACCGGGATCACATCGAGCTGGCGGAGGAAGTCGGCGTTGCGCTCGCTGACCGTGCCGATGACCTTCGCCCCGCGCAGGCGGGCCAGCTGGGCTGCGATGCAGCCGACGCCGCCGGCCGCGGCCGAGATGACGACGGTGTCGCCCTGGCCGATGTCCACCGCGTTGATCGCGGCCCACGCGGTGGTGCCCGTCACGAACAGGCTGCCGGCGACCTCCCAGGGGAGGTGCGGCGGCTTGGGGGTGATGTTCGTGGCGGGCACGGTCAGGTGGGTGGCGTGCGAGCCGCGCGAGACGTGCCCGATGACTTCGTCGTTCACCGACCACCCGGTGACGCCGGGGCCGATGCCGCGGACGAAGCCGGCGAAGTCCGAGCCCTGGCCCTGCGGGAAGTGCGCCGGTATCCGATCGGCCAGTTTGCCTTCGCGCAGCCGCGAGTCCGCCGGGTTCACCCCGGCCGCGACCACCTCGATCAGCACCTCGCCCTCTCCGGGCACAGGCATGTCAATGTCAACGACCTCGAGAACCTCTGGACCGCCGTATTGCGAGAACTTCACTGCTTTCGGCACGGTGCACCTCCAACACTGGCTTCAACGGATTAAACGCAGCCGGGCCGTGCGTTGTTCCCGGCTGCTGGCACCATCACGGCAGGATCGCCCCGGCCGAGATGTTGAGGTTCGCGGCCGTGATCGTGCGGGCGTGCTCGGAGGCGGCGAAGACCGCGACGTTGCCGACGT carries:
- the rsmA gene encoding 16S rRNA (adenine(1518)-N(6)/adenine(1519)-N(6))-dimethyltransferase RsmA — its product is MTAHRHEEETPETVPGHGRLLGPAEIRDLAELLDVTPTKKLGQNFVIDANTVRRIVKVAGVRAGEHIVEIGPGLGSLTLGILETGASVTAVEIDKRLAEQLPKTVELMQPGVPLTVITQDAMRVTELPGEPARLVANLPYNISVPVLLHFLEHFPSIRSGIVMVQAEVGQRLAATPGSKVYGSPSVKAEWYGSWRTAGHVSRQVFWPVPNVDSILVGFDRRDAASSGDAAIDETGAIGTEEERLATFALVDAAFQQRRKMLRQSLAPVLGDTAAASAVLEAAGVSPTDRGEQLTVHDFLRIARAAAASAN
- a CDS encoding TatD family hydrolase; amino-acid sequence: MSDANIDISGHVRTRAQTEGRELSYPPLPEALTVGIYDNHTHLEIADGDNPLDYREQLDRASAVGVRGVIQVGGDVPTSQWSAATAAIEPRMLAAVAIHPNEAPIYDTAGGPDGSWQGGLDAAIAEIDRLAALPRVVAVGETGLDYFRTGEEGRAAQHRSFEAHIDIAKRHGLAMQIHDRDAHDAVIETLLRVGAPERTVFHCFSGDAEMAKVCADNGWFLSFAGTVTFKNAQNLRDALAVIPRSQILVETDAPFLTPTPFRGRPNAPYLLPLTLRAMAAELGTDVAVLAAQVNSNTELVYGRWDAEPVGSLTPSAAVSAAPRSAPLSASPAVSPATTSPGNTEAIGGIA
- the metG gene encoding methionine--tRNA ligase, which produces MSDGSSFFVTTPIFYVNDVPHIGHAYTEVAADVLARWHRQRGDDTWFLTGTDEHGQKILRTATANGVTPQEWADKLVEEAWKPLLETIDLSNDDFIRTTEKRHEENVQKFLQHLYDTGYIYTGEYEGFYCVGCEEYKQPGDLLDGEGDYAGQKVCAIHSKPVELLHEKNYFFKMSAFAEQLLALYEERPDFVQPESARNEVMSFVRSGLDDLSISRSSFDWGVKVPWDETHVVYVWFDALLNYVTAVGYGQDDAEFERRWPATHLVGKDILRFHAVIWPAMLMAAGLQVPHRVFGHGWLLVGGEKMSKSKLTGIAPTQITDTFGSDAFRYYFLRAIHFGQDGSFSWEDLHARYTSELANGFGNLASRVIAMVNRYCDGVIPAAGDMTDADAAIRAIERTATATASIAIDRLAIHEAIGTVWELVDALNGYITEQEPWALAKDPEKRERLETVLNTAVRGLGTLAVLLSPVLTKATATLWTALGGDGVVQDVRIDQAWEWTGSGTVTPLEALFPRIETSAE
- a CDS encoding NADP-dependent oxidoreductase — translated: MPKAVKFSQYGGPEVLEVVDIDMPVPGEGEVLIEVVAAGVNPADSRLREGKLADRIPAHFPQGQGSDFAGFVRGIGPGVTGWSVNDEVIGHVSRGSHATHLTVPATNITPKPPHLPWEVAGSLFVTGTTAWAAINAVDIGQGDTVVISAAAGGVGCIAAQLARLRGAKVIGTVSERNADFLRQLDVIPVIHDGDVAGQIRELAPEGVDVYLDAFGGQNLEIARELNVKEARIRSVVDWDGVFDYGLDEYGRTKPGTRGSGAAASRADGSDIADESAEEYGHEVVSRLARLAVQHRLLLPISDIFAIDEVREAFEELDRGHVRGKILLGMHPVGYSRQRVHGATAHGVALKESASTVDVPTKHARMRVFENLPPVLGHLRGQHHPHPSEQLDAEEAAEAAALAEAEAEAEAETEEEGEPVIDR